The proteins below are encoded in one region of Streptomyces cyanogenus:
- a CDS encoding RtcB family protein: protein MSYVEMPGAKVPIRMWTDPATVEDVALRQLQNVATLPWIKGLAVMPDVHYGKGATVGSVIAMQGAVCPAAVGVDIGCGMSAVRTSLTANDLPGDLSRLRSKIEQAIPVGRGAHEDPVEPGRFHGLATAGWGDFWDRFDGIADAVQFRRERAVSQMGTLGGGNHFIEICIDVSGSVWLMLHSGSRNIGKELAEHHIGVAQKLPHNQGLVDRDLAVFVSDTPQMAAYRNDLFWAQEYAKYNRTLMMALLKDVIRKEFKKAKPTFETEISCHHNYVAEERYEGMDLLVTRKGAIRAGSGDYGIIPGSMGTGSYIVKGLGNELAFNSASHGAGRRMSRNAAKRRFSTQDLEDQTRGVECRKDSGVVDEIPGAYKSIDQVIDQQRDLVQVVAKLKQVVCVKG from the coding sequence GGCCTGGCCGTGATGCCGGACGTGCACTACGGAAAGGGCGCCACGGTCGGCTCGGTCATCGCGATGCAGGGCGCGGTGTGCCCGGCGGCGGTGGGCGTGGACATCGGCTGCGGGATGTCGGCGGTACGGACGTCCCTGACGGCGAACGATCTCCCCGGTGACCTGTCGCGGCTGCGGTCGAAGATCGAGCAGGCGATACCGGTGGGGCGGGGCGCGCATGAGGATCCTGTCGAGCCGGGGCGGTTCCATGGGCTGGCGACCGCGGGATGGGGCGACTTCTGGGACCGGTTCGACGGGATTGCCGATGCCGTGCAGTTCCGGCGGGAGCGGGCCGTCTCGCAAATGGGAACGCTTGGCGGGGGCAATCATTTTATTGAAATTTGCATTGATGTGTCCGGTTCGGTGTGGTTGATGCTCCACTCCGGATCCCGGAACATCGGCAAGGAACTCGCCGAGCACCACATCGGCGTGGCCCAGAAGCTTCCGCACAACCAGGGCTTGGTCGACCGTGACCTCGCCGTCTTCGTGTCGGACACCCCGCAGATGGCGGCCTACCGCAACGACCTGTTCTGGGCGCAGGAGTACGCCAAGTACAACCGCACGCTCATGATGGCGCTCCTGAAGGACGTGATCCGCAAGGAGTTCAAGAAGGCGAAGCCGACCTTCGAGACGGAGATCTCCTGCCACCACAACTACGTGGCGGAGGAGCGGTACGAGGGCATGGACCTGCTCGTCACCCGCAAGGGAGCGATCCGGGCCGGCTCCGGCGACTACGGGATCATCCCCGGCTCGATGGGTACGGGGTCGTACATCGTGAAGGGCCTCGGCAACGAGCTGGCCTTCAACTCGGCCTCGCACGGCGCGGGCCGGCGGATGAGCCGGAACGCGGCCAAGCGGCGTTTCTCCACCCAGGACCTGGAGGACCAGACCCGGGGCGTGGAGTGCCGCAAGGACTCCGGCGTCGTGGACGAGATCCCGGGCGCCTACAAGTCGATCGACCAGGTCATCGACCAGCAGCGGGACCTGGTCCAGGTCGTGGCGAAGCTCAAGCAGGTCGTCTGCGTCAAGGGCTGA
- a CDS encoding LAGLIDADG family homing endonuclease, translated as MDLTVPEYAYMFGFLQADGHLYRGTGQKGRLTVELKARDIDLLYRFKHLTPYNSSVTERTRSTNYADNYHSATWTLSSLEARTKLNELGLPYGRKSKTIAPPRSSFAERDYLRGLIDADGSVGYTGQGWPLLSLTTSSAAIGTYLCSYARETTGTERTIKRNARDGVFNISYEKEVAQTLTALLYYPGCMSLGRKQVKADAIASWRRPLDMRAAHSRRSWTAREDLTLLEAPDITAVADELGRTERSCRLRLWRLRNGRLLTPGQ; from the coding sequence ATGGACCTCACGGTCCCCGAGTACGCGTACATGTTCGGGTTCTTACAGGCGGATGGGCACTTGTACCGAGGAACGGGACAGAAAGGCCGCCTTACGGTCGAACTCAAGGCCAGGGACATTGACCTGCTGTATAGGTTCAAGCACCTGACGCCGTACAACAGCAGCGTCACCGAGCGGACACGGTCCACGAACTATGCCGACAACTACCATTCGGCAACCTGGACGCTGAGTTCTCTGGAAGCCAGGACCAAGCTCAATGAACTGGGCCTACCCTACGGCCGAAAGTCCAAGACGATCGCTCCCCCGAGGAGCAGCTTCGCAGAGCGCGACTATCTTCGCGGACTTATCGATGCTGACGGATCAGTCGGCTACACGGGCCAGGGCTGGCCCCTTCTCTCTCTGACCACGTCAAGCGCAGCCATCGGCACCTACCTGTGCTCCTACGCCCGAGAGACCACCGGCACGGAACGCACGATCAAACGGAACGCACGCGATGGGGTCTTCAACATCTCGTACGAGAAGGAGGTGGCTCAGACACTGACAGCCTTGTTGTACTACCCCGGCTGCATGTCGCTCGGACGCAAACAAGTCAAGGCAGACGCGATCGCCTCATGGCGGCGACCGCTTGACATGCGTGCCGCACACTCGCGGCGCAGCTGGACAGCCCGGGAAGACCTCACATTGCTTGAGGCTCCAGACATCACGGCCGTCGCCGACGAACTCGGCCGCACCGAGCGGAGCTGCCGTCTGCGCCTGTGGAGGCTGCGCAACGGCCGATTGCTGACGCCCGGCCAGTGA
- a CDS encoding TetR/AcrR family transcriptional regulator — MDRRARASQKRRRLAAAAARVLHQQGVERTTLADIAREADVPVGNVYYYFKTKDELVQAALAEHQAHLDELTDALDRLPTPRDRLRALVEAWVAQRDTAARHGCPTGTLAVELDKRADGTLDAEAGAVIRRLLDWTATQFRQWGLPDPDDHALTLVCAYQGMSLLTNALRDPAIMTREGERLLRWLDSLAPEGE, encoded by the coding sequence GTGGATCGGCGAGCACGGGCGTCACAGAAGCGCCGACGGCTCGCGGCGGCGGCGGCCCGCGTCCTGCACCAGCAGGGCGTCGAGCGCACCACCCTCGCCGACATCGCCCGCGAGGCCGACGTCCCGGTGGGCAACGTCTACTACTACTTCAAGACCAAGGACGAACTGGTCCAGGCGGCACTGGCGGAACACCAGGCCCACCTCGACGAACTCACCGACGCCCTGGACCGGTTGCCGACCCCCCGCGACCGCCTCAGGGCCCTCGTCGAAGCCTGGGTCGCCCAGCGCGACACCGCCGCCCGCCACGGCTGCCCCACCGGCACGCTCGCCGTCGAACTCGACAAACGCGCCGACGGCACCCTGGACGCGGAGGCCGGCGCGGTCATCCGCCGCCTGCTGGACTGGACAGCCACCCAGTTCCGCCAGTGGGGCCTGCCCGACCCGGACGACCACGCCCTCACCCTGGTCTGCGCCTACCAGGGCATGTCACTCCTGACCAACGCCCTCCGCGACCCGGCCATCATGACCCGCGAGGGCGAACGCCTGCTGCGCTGGCTGGACTCGCTGGCACCAGAGGGCGAGTAA
- a CDS encoding SDR family NAD(P)-dependent oxidoreductase: MATAAPSAASRIAVVTGASSGIGAATARQLATAGYRVVLTARRKDRIEALAEELTKAGHSAVAYQLDVTDRAAVDEFATAFKTIGVLVNNAGGALGADPVATGDPADWRTMYETNVIGTLNLTQALLPKLVAGGDGVIVVVSSTAGHGTYEGGGGYVAAKHGAHVLAETLRLEIVGQPVRVIEIAPGMVKTDEFALTRFGGDTEKAAKVYEGVAEPLTADDVAETITWAVTRPSHVNVDLLVLRPRAQASNTKIHREP; the protein is encoded by the coding sequence ATGGCCACCGCCGCCCCGTCCGCCGCCTCCCGCATCGCCGTCGTCACCGGCGCGAGCAGCGGCATCGGCGCCGCCACGGCCCGGCAACTGGCCACGGCCGGCTACCGCGTCGTCCTCACCGCCCGCCGCAAGGACCGCATCGAAGCCCTCGCCGAGGAACTCACCAAGGCCGGCCACTCCGCCGTCGCCTACCAGCTGGACGTGACGGACCGCGCCGCCGTGGACGAGTTCGCCACCGCCTTCAAGACCATCGGCGTCCTCGTCAACAACGCGGGCGGCGCCCTCGGCGCGGACCCGGTGGCCACCGGCGACCCCGCCGACTGGCGCACGATGTACGAGACCAACGTCATCGGCACCCTCAACCTCACCCAGGCCCTGCTGCCCAAGCTCGTCGCCGGCGGCGACGGCGTGATCGTGGTCGTCTCCTCCACCGCCGGCCACGGCACCTACGAGGGCGGCGGCGGCTACGTGGCCGCCAAGCACGGCGCCCACGTCCTCGCCGAGACCCTGCGCCTGGAGATCGTCGGCCAGCCGGTCCGCGTCATCGAGATCGCCCCCGGCATGGTCAAGACCGACGAGTTCGCCCTCACCCGCTTCGGCGGGGACACGGAGAAGGCCGCCAAGGTCTACGAGGGCGTCGCCGAGCCCCTCACCGCCGACGACGTGGCCGAGACCATCACCTGGGCGGTGACCCGCCCCAGCCACGTCAACGTCGACCTCCTGGTCCTGCGCCCGCGCGCCCAGGCGTCCAACACCAAGATCCACCGGGAGCCGTGA
- a CDS encoding YnfA family protein codes for MPILRSAALFVVAALFEIGGAWLVWQGVREHRGWLWAVGGVLSLGAYGFVATFQPDAHFGRVLAAYGGIFVAGSLLWGVIADGYRPDRWDLTGALVCLAGMAVIMWAPRNGG; via the coding sequence ATGCCGATCCTCCGCTCCGCCGCCCTCTTCGTCGTCGCCGCCCTGTTCGAGATCGGCGGCGCCTGGCTGGTCTGGCAAGGCGTACGCGAACACCGCGGCTGGCTGTGGGCAGTCGGCGGCGTCCTCTCCCTCGGCGCCTACGGCTTCGTCGCCACCTTCCAGCCCGACGCCCACTTCGGCCGCGTCCTCGCCGCCTACGGCGGGATCTTCGTGGCCGGCTCCCTCCTGTGGGGCGTGATCGCCGACGGCTACCGCCCCGACCGCTGGGACCTCACCGGAGCGCTGGTCTGCCTCGCCGGGATGGCCGTGATCATGTGGGCGCCACGGAACGGCGGCTGA